The segment ggctggtgcacttcacaaaatagatggcatcatgaggaaggaaaatgatgtggatatattgaagcaacatctcaagacatcagtcaggaagataaagcttggtcgcaaatgggtcttccaaatggacaatgaccccaagcatacttccaaagttggggcaaaatagcttaaggacaacaaagtcaaggtactggagtggtgatcctaactgacctaagacagggaatttttactaggattaaatgtcaggaattgtgaaaaactgagtttaaatgtatttggctaaggtgtatgtaaacttccgacttcaactgtacatctctGATACCATCTCTGTTCCTCATCAGACAACACAGAATAGACTACACTACTTGACCATCTGACAACACAGAATAGACTACACTACTTTACCATCTGACGACTGTATATAACACATTACATCACTGTaggtcaattggtagagcatggcgcttgcaaggccagggttgtgggttcgattcccacggggggccagtatgaaaaatgtatgtactaactgtaagtcgctctggataagagcgtctgctaaatgacgtaaatgttatgGCAGCCTTATGCAGTAATTGTcaagtgtttccagatttctatgaaataggacctataattaattacaatgagggaaatagttttccttccaaaaaacaGTAATGAAATATGTTAAAATACCAGTCATTTAAAATATTAATGCAAGTAGACAACTGTTTAGCATAATGAGCCAACATAACATAATGTTCTTTGAGGAAATAGCAAACGGTATGTTTGAGATAAGTTTGAGTTGGGTTTtttaaagtgttttttttctccaatttatgctttggccacaaatacaagtataggatgagtcaacaacattatttggtagtgagttaacagaatatttgtgagattttcactggacagttactttaatgaTGGAAGGCTTGCTGTGACATGTTACCATTCGCTCCATCTCTCCTTTCCATTATTCCGTCCAtccttctccatctccacccTTGCGTCTTCTCTTTAGCCCGAGCGACCGATGTCACGCTAAAAGGTATATGTGCGCCACAGCCACGTACAGTATGGGAGCATTAGGTGGACGAGTGGGCAGCAACGCTACAGACAAAGTGCTTTTCCTCATCACGCACTCTGAACAAATAAAGCTGAGAGATGGCGAGAACTCTCCATCAGTGGAGCTGAAGCCCTGGCCCCTCTGCTCTACTGTCTCCAGTCCAGTcctgggggaggaaggagggactgacacactgtacagtatatacattctGAATTGATCACCAGCACGGCGGAGTATCAATTAGACACTACATCTACATGTTTATAGGCACAATCTGGAAGAGATTCTGCTGTTCACTGGTAATTACTACCAATGATTTATACCCATTGATCCTTGAAGAATACAACTAATGTCTCATGATGGGAATGTCTTGGTGATGTGAATTTCCTGTCATGTCAGTCGTAATCAGAGATGAGAGCTGGGGATGTCAGGCAGAATATTGATGAGTACTGACTGTCTGAGAAGACTTGAGGACCAGAGGTTAATCTGTTGTTGATAAACATCCATGGACTGGAAATCTCCCATCTGGTACCACAACACTATTTCATTCATGCATTTGTTTATAAACATCCAGCAGacgtaaacaaaacaacaacagacaAGGGTATTGGTTTTTAACCAGTTTTAATGAACCCTGATTACAGCTTAATTACAAGTTTGAAAAATAAACAGGAAAGAATTAAAGAGAAATTCAATGTTACATCATGGTATTAAATCTGATCTCTGTTTGAGTGTTATATAACCgcatagagagggggagggagaaagagagacctTTACACAGTAAAACAATACTAATCTGTTTTCCTTTTAAATGAAACAATCCCCAAAATGAAAAAATAtacaagagcgagagagaaagtaaCATTGTAAAATAGAAATTACACAACGAGATAAAAATCATACATATCCACCCCACCCTCCCCAATAAAATCCTCCCCCTGCCAACGTCTTATCTCTCTGTCGCCATAACAACCCCTCTCAGAATTAATATTACACTTTTAGTTTATCTTACAAATGTGAAAACCGCATAAAAGATGGAGGGGGCGGGGAGCTGGTAGGGGGTCATAACAGAAGCATGGAGGAGAGGTCCACGTCACTATGACAGAGTGATGTACAGTACACAACAACCCTAAAGCAAACTGAACCATGGACTAATAATGAGAAGGAAGGGGAGGTAAGTCATCCAaccataacaataacaataacaataataataaacagCAATATCGACATCAGAAAGGAAAAGAACATTGGGGGTATTTTCTTACTTTGCTAAAGAAAAGTCATCCTTCTACACTTTGTCTAGCCCTCTCCTAACTGCAGACTCAGACATTAAACCCTGGATATTCCCATCCCACACCATCCTGATAAGAGATCACACTGCAGTTAACAGTCAGGTAGACAGACAACGCTGGcaatagagaaagaaagagagcaagCAGAATAATGCCCAGTCTGTTGCTTAGATATGATGAGTAGTTTATAAGGCACCTGTCAGTTTCAATAGACACAGGGTGTGGTGGAggtgagggagggggacagagtgtgtgtggTCACATATACAACAGCCCCAGGATGGACAATAACAGCAGTCCCATGATTGATTGTGAGTTGCTCAGCCACTCGCCTGCCAGTCTGGAGGCCTGCCATCCCAGAGGCCCCTGCTAGAGTTCTTACTGGTTGGTCAAGTATTTGATTGCCCTGAGCCAATCAGAGGGCCGTTTGGCCCAGTCTCTAGACCTCGAATGCTCCAGGATGTCAAAACATCAAAGCAGCAAAACGGTGCGGGCAGAGTGTGTGGGAGCGGTTTGGAaatgcaaatgtgtgtgtgtatgtgtttgagaTAGTGGGCAGGGTATTCCAGGTGAAGTCTCACATGTCATCTCTCCAGCCTCCACTGTTATCTGTACAGCAATCATTAACCCATCAGCCTCCACCCCTACCAACCTGCTGGGAATAGTTAATCCAGTCACGATTAGTAAACTGGCCGCTTTAGATAACTGGCCTAAATGAGTTGAGCTGAGAAACAACAGGATTTCCCATCAACTAAAATCCCCTGGCCTGGCTAACCCATCGCTCATTCACTCCTACTGGGGACAGGGGTGAGTTGTGAGGTCCATTATAGTGAGGTGAGGTCCCCATAGAGGTGCACTATCAAGGTGAGACCAGCCCAAAGAGGTAGACTGAGGACAGGTGACGgtggtcaggtcaggtcaggtcagctCTGGTCTTCTACAAGCTAAGGGGGAGTAGTGGACCATGCTGGCAGATAGAAATAGTAATGTTCAATGGGCAGCGTCTGCATATTAAGTGTACTAGAATGCAGTTCTTTCATGATTCGCATTATTTTCATAATTttgtctgtatatcctgtgtCGTTTTTTGTCCCTTGGTCATAACAAAACATTTGGACCATCCCGTTGTCTCCCTCCCCTTATGAAGTTTACCTGCTGAGAAGCAGGACATTCTCTCCCCTCGCCTACCATTTCATTAAATGCTATGTTGTTTTAGTTTTTTATATCAGTTTGGAatttcatatataatatatactgaacaaaaatatagacgcaacatgcaacaatttcaaagattttactgagttacagttcatataaggaaatcagtcaattgaaataaattcattaggccctaatctatggatttcacatgactggaaatacagatatgcttctgctggtcacagatacctttaaaaaaaaaggtagcatagagttgatcacactgttgattgtggcctgtggaatgttgtcccactcctcttcaatggctgtgtgaagttgctggatattggcgggaactggaacacgctgtcgtagacccagagcatcccaaacatgctcaatgggtgacatgtctggtgagtatgcaggccatggaagaacttggacattttcagcttccaggaattgtgtacaaatccttgcaacatggggccgtgcattatcattctaaaacgatgttggaggcggcttatggtagagaaatgaatattcaattatctggcaacagctctggtggacattcctgcagtcagcatggcaattacacgctccctcaaaacttgagacacctctgtgtcattgtgttctgtgacaaaactgtacattttagagtggccttattgttccctgcacaaggtgcacctgtgtaataataatgctgttcaatcagcttcttgatatgccacacttgtcaggtggatggattatcttggcaaaggagaaattctcactaatagggatatgaacaaatgtgtgcacaacatttaagagaaataagctttttgtgtgtatagaaaacgtctgggatcttttatttcagatcatgaaacatgggaccaacactttacatgttgcgtttatatttttgttcagtgtataaataTATAGTTTGTATGAGTGTGTATATCTCAGTTGGACTTTCtctttttatacatttttttatttggaCTCCTGTAAAGAGTTTATACATGCTATAAAACAAGTCATAGAggcagtgtgtatatgtgtatgtgtgtctacaggTGTGCTTGCATATGTGGTGTTGTGTGCGTCTTCTGCTGGTTTAGTTAACACTATGAGACTATCGTTGTTAGAACAGGAGTAAGAGGTTTGGGTGGAGCTGGTGAACTAGGATTCTGTGCAGGTGCCCCTGGCTTCTGCCCAGCCCTGGGATAGACTAGGCTAGGATTAGCTAGGCTAACAGTTCAAAGATACTGGACCCCTCACTCTCCTTTTCCATAGGAGAGCTCTCTGACCCTCCCAATGGTCCCCTCGCTGTTCCTCTCTGTCATCTAACACCTAGCCACTGCTCCCTTCCCCCTCTGTTTATCCTCCACTCCCCACCCTCTCCCTTTTCTCATTTAGATCATGATCTTTCAGGAATGGTCCACAAAAGAAAGGGAatgaggtaggagagagagaaaagctaaCAGAAAGAGAGGAAACTATAAAAGTAATGACAGAGGAGAGTTAGAGAGAAAGAAGCTGTGTTGAATAGCAGTACCCTTCAGTAGCAGTCCAAGAGCAAAGCTTCCATGTCCCAAAGTTCTGTTCACTGCCCTATTCAACACCCgctggtttgagtgtgtctgtGGCTTCCCTGAGTGGAGTGGCCAGTGTTGCGAGGAGGAGTCTTTGCCAGTTCACCACGACTAGGTCCCACAGCCCCCAATCGGCAGCCCAACTTTCCTGTATGTTATTTTTTCTCTTTTTGGCTCTCTcttacaccctctctctctctctctctctctctctctctctctctctctctctctctctctctctctctcctctctctctctctctctctctctctctctctctctctctctctctctctctctctctctctctctctctctctctctctctctctctctctctctctctctctctctctctctctctctctctctctcactctctccctctctctcacacttcactcacacactcactctttCACTCACCTCTCACACTCCTCACTCTACAACTTCTCACCTGTGTGTTTGATACAGGTACAGGCACTTGTAGAAGCCCCGTCTTCATCTCTATACAAAAATAAAATGGGAGAAATGTCATCCTCCATGTCTGCGGGGCTGGGGAGCCGGGTGGCTGGTCTGTCTGAGTTGGGGTCCCCTGAGGAGAAAGAGTCTAACCCTagaggggggccagaaggcaggagAGGTGAGGCAGGAGAGGTGAGGCAGGAGATGTGGGGCAGGGCTGGAGGCTGGATATGAGGCTGACGGTGGGCTGGACAGGAGGCTGGCTTGGGTGTTCCATCCAGACACAAGCAGAGAGTTGCGAACCCTCTGGTTCTTCCCCTGGTTTAAGTCACTGAGTCTGAGCTTGCTTGGACCAAaagtcccctctcccctcttttcttcAACAGTCTCTGAGGGAGGGTCTCATTACAGCAGGAGGTAAGGGGTTTGGGAggagggtatgtgtgtgttctcAAGTCAAGGACTGCATCATGGTTTGGAGTTTGATTAGGACAAAGTTTAGTTTGAGTTAGGAgagaactgtctgtctgtcagagtggcAGGAGGACTACAGAGGAGTCATTTACACTGTCCTAAACCACCACTGACTGCTAGCATTAGTGTTTGTATGTatccctatgtgtgtgtgtgtgtgtgtgtgtgtgtgtgtgtgtgtgtgtgtgtggatcagcAGTCCTTGTTCTCCAGTGACAGTTGGGCGGTGGCCCGGTGCAGGTCCTGGCTCACCCTCCTCTGAGCCAACGGGAGGGTACACTCATACCCCCCCAGGGCTGGGGAACTGGGGGCACTGCCAGCCCcgttctcctccatccctccattcctctccgtctctctttccctctccttctcctcccctcgtACTTTCTTGTCGTCCTGCTCTTCCATGGCCTCCATGCGTTGGTCTTCGCTCCAGCGCCGTTTGAAGCGCAGCTTGAGGGGAATGCACTTGGTCTGCCCCTGGGCGGGGGACTGGGGAGGTGGGGTGTCGCCTGGCTCAGCCGGCTCACTCTTCAGGGTGGGAGGTCCGCGGTGGGGGTGGGAATGGTAGTGGGAGGTGAAGAAGGGCAGCAGGCCTGGAGGAGGGGGCGCGGGGGCCTTGAAGACATCCTCATCCAGGTCGTCGTCGTGGGGGTGTGGGTGGGAGGAGGTCCCGTTGGGGTGGTGGGGGTGAGGCCGGGGGTGTCGGGGGGAGAAGAGGTCGTACTCGTCGCCCCGGTCATCGGGGTCGTCATCGCTGATGTCAgtcacctccacctcctcttctgaCTCAATGTCTGAGATGGGCTCcacctacagagagagacagagagaaagtgtTGATATCACAGGCACAAACGCTTTAGCTACCATCAGGATCCTCAACACATACAGTCAAATAGTTCAAAGTGACTATGtccgcttgtgtgtgtgtctcaccttgaTCTTGGGCAGTCCAGTGCTGTTGAGGGAGCCGGTGGAGGAGGAGTTGGAGATGAGTCCTGACCCGCCGGCTGAGCTCAGGTCACTGCCGAAGGACAGGGAAGACCCCAGACCGGAGGACGACAGAGACCCTGAGCACGAGGACAGTGAGCTCTGCCTGGGGTGGTGGCCCTGGCTACCGTCCCTCTGCTTCCGGCCCAATGGAGGAGGCTGCAGCTTGAACTTGAAGGGCGAGAGGTGAGGCGGCTCCTCACCCAGGTGCAGCGGGTGGTGGATGGGGTGGGAGTGGGAATGGGCCGAGTGAGGGTGGTGGTGGGCTGAGTGAGGGTGGGGGTGGGCCGAGTGCGGGTGAGGAGAGTGGGATTGGGATAGGGGTGATGGGTGTCGATGACTATTCAGACCTGAGcgttctcctctttccctctctctctctgctcccagtTCTCTCTTGTCTTGGGCGAGGCGGTGTGGCTGGGGAAGGACGACGTTGGGGTAGTGGAGGAAGGCTCTGGGGCTGAGGTGGTAGTTGTAGACACTCTGGTGGTGGGCCTGCAGGTAGCGCTTCATTTCCTCAGGGTTGAAGGAGAAGTGTGAGCCCAgcatgggggagagggagggggacggGGTGTAGGGCAGGTGGGAGGACGGGGTCATGGACAGGGCTGGGGACAGAGGTGGGGCTAGGAGCCCTGCACCCACAGGGCCAGGTAGGGGGGACACGGGGAAGGGGGACAGGTTGTCGGGGTGGACCCTGTGTCCTGGGGGGCAGCGGGAGCCTGGGTGGGCATTGGGGTTCCCTGCTCCACCATACATCCTGAACAGAGACTCATGGGACAGACGGGGGTGGATCATCCCtgatcctccccctcctcccccagtcagccctctctctccccctctctcctcccctcctcccccgttGCCGTCCTCGATCTCGGAGTTGACAGAGGTCCCGTCGCTGCAGTCGCTGACCGAGCCGCGCGCCATGCGCCGAGCCACGGCGCTGAACACGCCCCCTGGGCTACGCAGGTCCTCATTGGGCGAAAGCATGTCGGACGGCGTGGAGGGTGGGAAGCGGAAATGAGTTCCGGCTCCGGTTGGCACTGGGGGAGCACTCTGAGGAACACCACTACCTgttagaggacaggagagagagggaagacaggagagagaaaggagagatacAATGATGAGGGGAGTAATATACACTCTTCTCCTGAGTAATGATATGGATTAGCACAGTCAGTGTTTAAGGATTTAGTCATGTCTGtgacgcacaccacacacacacacacacacacacacacacacacacacacagtgagtggTACCTGTGGAGCCCATGTCTATGAAGGGGTAGTTGACCAGGACCAGTTTGTTGAAGTTGAACTTGTAGGTGAACCTCTTCCCTTTGGTCTTATGGAGGATCCTCTTGTTGTAGTAATAACTGGTGGGGAAACAGGCCAATATGGGGTTACACACTGAGACCTTTAGGTCCCATTATTACCTGTACCATGCTTCTCAATATCAACACACAGTCATACAGGAACTCTTAAAATGGTACCACACACAGGTGAAATTATTTCATTGAAAACACGTCTAAATAAACCCAGGTCTGTCATGTCCCTCCACACACAGCTAGTGAATGGTCTTATTAACTAGTATTTTGTGACGTCCACACAAAGCAGCCaggagagatggtgtgtgtgtgtgtaagtctgttATTGTGGGTGTGTGTTTAACTGCATCCAACCAAAACAGAGGCCCAGTAGTTTAGTCGTGGTTTTCTCTAGGCCAACTGGTCACACAgtcccctgttcctctgttagcccTAGTCCATCTCTTTATATAACATTCCTCTAAACCCACCAATAATACACCCATGCTTGATCTGTTATATAatgtccattctctctctctctcccatggcGGGCGGCGGGGTGTCTATAAGTCTCCATCTATATTAACCTTTGTCCTGTTATATAATATCTTTCCATTTTCTTTTTCCATCTCACATCCCTTTATATTAACCCACAGCCCCTCGCCGGCCTAACGCCGCTCTGActaagtgactgtgtgtgtgtgtgtgtgtgtgtgtgtgtgtgagagcgagagtcagtgtgtgtgtgtgtgtgtgtgtgagagaatgcGTGCGTCCatgtgtgtatgtcagtgtgtgagtgcgtgcccTTGCTCTCCAGATCCCCTTCCAGTCAGTCCACTAAAGGGTGTGAAAGATGGTTTTTTAGATGCCGCTTAGGTCAGCATATAGAGGAGATGTGTAGTGGACCGGCAGCTAGCTGTACTGTCTGTAGCTAGCGTGttaagaggaggacaggagagagagatgaggttaGGACTGCTGGTTATACAGTAGCATTAGTGGTGCTCCAGTAGTACTGACTGCATGGGTCTGGGCCAGTCAGCAAGTCAGTCAGCCAGCAAGTCAGTCAGCCagcaagtcagtcagtcagccagtcaggcagccagccagtcagccagtcagtcagccagtcagtcagccagccagccagccagccagccagtcagtcagtcagtcagtcagccagccagcaggtcaggcagccagtcagtcagccagccagtcaggcagtcagtcagtcagcaagtCAGCCAGCAAGtcaggcagccagtcagtcagccagccagtcaggcagACTAGCTGCCATTATCTCCAATGGCTGTTATTTTACCTGGAGCCTCCCACTCTTATTATGCTAATGACAGACTTGTGGTGTCTTTGTGTATGGAGGCAGACTGTAGCTCTTTTTCtatgtctctctttccctccatccatcACACTGGATCTGATTCCCGCTCTCCTtccttcccatctctccctccctctgtatctcATTCCCTTCTTCCATCCTTCCCCCTTTACATCATCTACCGTTTTATCCCTCCTCTCGCTCTTTCCCTGGGGGCAATGGAGACAGagcgggagacaggacaggcctGCTCTGTTGGAAACCTTGTTTAGGTCAGGCAGCCTCACAGCAGTGTGTCTCTCCAtctctgacagagaggagaggcacaCGGTCCTACACAACTctacccactctctctttctccacccctccctctcttcctccctctctcatcacaTAGTCAGAGTAAGGGAGCACTTTAAAGAGCATTTGAACTCACTTCAAAAGAGAAGAAAGATGCTTTGAGGGTCTGTGTTTAGCTGCCCAatacccccccccacccacacgcgcaagggtgcacacacacacctaaaaccCAGGGAAACATCTTTATCCGCTCATAATCAGATGTAACAATAACCGTGTGGATTTAGACTTAGTGAGAGACTTCCAGGAAAATGTGTGCGCTatttgttgtatgtgtgtgtgtgggattgtgtgtatacagtatgtgtgtgagatTGTGAGGTTGCAGGACAGGGAGTACACCCACGATTACAGACGACTAAACTGGCTGATCAgacaaaaaaaaagagagaagtaGGCCTacaccaaagagagagagagagagagagagagagagagagagagagagagagagagagagagagagagagagagagagagagagagagagagagagagagagcaagaaaaaagagagtgatgagagagtgagatgagagggagaacagagggatgggtACTTTCCTGGAAAAAGTAATCAAGACTCCCAGAGttgatggagagaggagaagagaggacagagggatcagagatgagagaggaagagaaagtagGGGAGAATTGAATCCTCTTAACAGTGTCACTGGTCTAACTATCCTTCTAGCCATATAGCTGCCCTGTCTATTGGAACACAGCTAGCCTCTTCATGCTGCCAGTATCAAAGAAATATGGCTGCTTGATAAAGAGTCATCTGGTCTCCAGAGTACCATAGctgctctccacacacacacacacacacacacacacacacacacacacacacacacacacaccaactattGTCATATAGctgctctctctatccctctttctccACACAGACAGGCACGGACACACACATTGTTGTGCAGTAAATTGGCGCTTACTGTGACAGGAAGTCAGGATTACAACGCCCTCCATGAGTCCCTGTTGATTTTCTGCCTCTTTCCTCACACCAGCTGCTCACACTCAGGTGTGTGGCTTTATGCACGGGAGACTTAACACTACTGGAAAACCTGGTGTGGATGACCGGTGTTGGTTGGTGGCTgaactgtagtgtgtgtgtgtgtgtgtgtgtgtgtgtgtgtgtgtgtgtgtgtgtgtgtgtgtgtgtgtaaagatgAGGGTCTGGCTGTGGGTCTGATTAGGCTGTTCACAtgctctaagtgtgtgtgtgtgtgtgtgtgtgtgtgtgtgtgtgtggtgtgtgtgtgtgtgtgtgtgtgtgtgtgtgtgtgtgtggagatgagGATCTAGCTGGGGTCTGATTAGGCTGGTCACATGCTCTGTGGGCGCGAGCGTGTGGTCGAGTCTACTCAGGGTGTGTTCTGCACGCACAGCAAATAAAAGACTCATTCTATCCTGGACAatgagatgcacacacacacacacacacacgggaaacACACTCGACACAAACTCATACagtcaccctctcctctccctctctctctccatcccctcattCAATCTATACAATAGGCTCTGTTGTAAGACCGGGACTCCTGACCTAGTCACAGTGGTGTCACAGCAGTCCTGCTCAATCAAACACACACGGAGTGAACATGgtcggtgtatgtgtgtgtgagacggGGGAGGGGTATCCTACTGTGGTGAATGGGACATCTACCCTCTGACCTGTATGAGCTGCTAACAGTCATCATCATGACCCCATCAGAGGACCAGACCAGTACTGGGAACAGAGACCATAGGTATAGCATCAGCCCATTCTTCTTACCATTAGGACCAATATATACAAcatttgcagagagagagagagagagaaagagcgagagagaggcccAGGGCTTTACTGTGCGACTGCCATCTCGGTTTTCTCCCATAGCCCTACAACCAGTACACTGATGCCATtgtccactctccctctccatccctccctctctgagCACCGGGTGGAGAAGGGATCCACACTGGGTCTGGGGCTACAGAGAGCTGAGGAATTCACCATGGTTTTACTAGTGCAGTAATGTCTATGGGACGGGTTTGATTCCAAGTGCTGTGAACCAGTTGCCCTATTACTGTGATTAATATCACCAATAAAGTGTTGTTCATACATTTCACTCAGagcaaaataaacaaataaaaactgAAAACAAACAATAAGAATCCCCGATCTACTCCCTTTGGCATTTTGCTccattcccacacacacacacacacacacacacacacacacacacacacacacacacacacacacacacacacacacacacacacacacacacacacacacacacacacacacacacacacacacacacacacacacacacacacacacacacacacacacacctcgtttGACACCGCGGTATGTGAGGCCATGGGTCTGTCACCACAACAAACCCTCTCAAGATGCATATCAATAGTAATGTGGCAAGAGGATTAATGGCACTAAAGATGAATGAAGTTCTAAAACACACACTGTAGCAACCATCCCCATATGGAACACATGGCAGTAGAGTGGGCCACATTGCTCCACACATATGGGAGAAATCTGGAGACCAAAGTCAGTGTGGTACCCAGGACTTCAGCTGGAGTTAacttacacacactctctctcacacacagttcAAACAACACGCCTGTTTTCAAGCCCCTGCACTTCAATCACTCGCCCCCATGATCTTACAGTTTCCTGTATAGTGTGCACATGGTGATTTCCCCTTATCAGGAATACTATTGTATTCCTGTGTGCCTGTGAGTTGACTTTCCAAGAGGACACACGACTCTGGTCCCTGCGTCATTCCTGTCTCCTGCTCCCACAGCCAGTGTGAAATTCACACTCCCACAGTGAGgattaggctgtgtgtgtgtgtgtgtgtgtgtgtgtgtgtgtgtgtgtgtgtgtgtgtgtgtgtgtgtgtgtgtgtgtgtgtgtgtgtgtgtgcgagcatgcTGTCTTGTACTT is part of the Coregonus clupeaformis isolate EN_2021a chromosome 28, ASM2061545v1, whole genome shotgun sequence genome and harbors:
- the LOC121542887 gene encoding ETS domain-containing transcription factor ERF-like; this encodes MNYDKLSRGTRYYYNKRILHKTKGKRFTYKFNFNKLVLVNYPFIDMGSTGSGVPQSAPPVPTGAGTHFRFPPSTPSDMLSPNEDLRSPGGVFSAVARRMARGSVSDCSDGTSVNSEIEDGNGGGGEERGGERGLTGGGGGGSGMIHPRLSHESLFRMYGGAGNPNAHPGSRCPPGHRVHPDNLSPFPVSPLPGPVGAGLLAPPLSPALSMTPSSHLPYTPSPSLSPMLGSHFSFNPEEMKRYLQAHHQSVYNYHLSPRAFLHYPNVVLPQPHRLAQDKRELGAERERERGERSGLNSHRHPSPLSQSHSPHPHSAHPHPHSAHHHPHSAHSHSHPIHHPLHLGEEPPHLSPFKFKLQPPPLGRKQRDGSQGHHPRQSSLSSCSGSLSSSGLGSSLSFGSDLSSAGGSGLISNSSSTGSLNSTGLPKIKVEPISDIESEEEVEVTDISDDDPDDRGDEYDLFSPRHPRPHPHHPNGTSSHPHPHDDDLDEDVFKAPAPPPPGLLPFFTSHYHSHPHRGPPTLKSEPAEPGDTPPPQSPAQGQTKCIPLKLRFKRRWSEDQRMEAMEEQDDKKVRGEEKERERETERNGGMEENGAGSAPSSPALGGYECTLPLAQRRVSQDLHRATAQLSLENKDC